One window of the Flavobacteriales bacterium genome contains the following:
- a CDS encoding tryptophan 2,3-dioxygenase — MNSETKSILEQLEHKFSSTGQDLNTHLEGLLHSNYITYWDYINTDALLGLQNQRTVFPDEMVFIMYHQVNELLFKMMLWEIKQVAENENLTVDFFSEKLYRISRYVDVLSSSFTVMGDGMQLKQYQKFRHTLTPASGFQSAQYRMIEFASTELINLIDNRCRATIDRDTPYEFAFENLYWQAAGKDHKTGSKSTLLKNFEAKYKEEFLRFMEYYNTRNFWTKFKSLPTETREDVKLVNAMRHYDHTMNIRWVMAHYHAAEKYLVDASGNQEEATGGSDWRKYMLPKYQKRIFFPDLWTEKELENWGIDNLESCKIL, encoded by the coding sequence ATGAATTCAGAAACAAAATCTATTTTAGAACAACTTGAACATAAATTTTCCAGCACCGGACAGGATTTGAATACGCATCTGGAAGGTTTGTTGCACTCCAATTATATTACCTACTGGGATTATATAAATACAGACGCTCTTTTGGGTTTGCAAAATCAACGCACTGTTTTTCCCGACGAGATGGTGTTTATCATGTATCATCAGGTAAACGAATTGCTGTTTAAAATGATGTTATGGGAAATAAAACAAGTGGCCGAAAACGAAAACCTAACGGTTGATTTTTTTAGCGAAAAATTATACAGAATAAGCCGTTATGTTGATGTTTTATCATCCAGTTTTACGGTAATGGGCGATGGTATGCAGTTAAAACAATATCAAAAATTTCGACATACCCTTACCCCCGCCAGTGGGTTTCAGAGTGCTCAATATCGTATGATTGAATTTGCCAGTACCGAATTGATTAATTTGATTGACAACCGATGCCGGGCTACCATTGATAGAGACACACCGTATGAATTTGCTTTTGAAAATTTATACTGGCAGGCAGCCGGAAAAGACCACAAAACGGGCAGTAAAAGCACACTTCTTAAAAACTTTGAGGCCAAATACAAAGAGGAGTTTTTGCGATTTATGGAGTATTACAACACCCGAAATTTTTGGACAAAATTCAAATCATTGCCTACAGAAACCAGAGAAGATGTGAAATTGGTAAACGCCATGCGACATTACGACCATACCATGAATATTCGTTGGGTAATGGCACACTACCATGCTGCCGAAAAATATTTGGTTGATGCTTCTGGCAATCAAGAGGAAGCCACCGGAGGCAGCGATTGGCGAAAATATATGTTGCCCAAATATCAAAAACGAATTTTCTTCCCTGATTTATGGACAGAGAAAGAACTTGAAAATTGGGGAATCGACAATTTGGAATCGTGCAAAATTTTATAA
- a CDS encoding gamma carbonic anhydrase family protein — protein sequence MIKSFRGKNPEISSTAFVAETAVIIGDVHIGQESSIWFGAVLRGDSDAIRIGDRSNVQDNAVVHVDPGFATTIGNDCIIGHLALVHGATIGNNVLVGMHSTILNGAVVGDFSIIGAGALVTGNTQIPPYSLVIGSPAKVVKILNEQQIEAIRKNAVAYVKLSREYLEPVNNLTN from the coding sequence GTGATTAAATCATTTCGAGGTAAAAATCCGGAAATTAGCAGCACTGCTTTTGTGGCCGAAACAGCCGTTATTATTGGCGATGTGCATATTGGCCAGGAAAGCTCTATTTGGTTTGGGGCGGTGCTTCGCGGCGATTCGGATGCCATACGCATTGGAGATAGAAGCAATGTGCAAGACAATGCCGTGGTGCATGTTGACCCGGGTTTTGCCACTACCATTGGCAATGATTGTATCATTGGTCATTTGGCATTGGTGCATGGTGCCACCATTGGCAACAATGTGTTGGTGGGTATGCACTCTACCATTCTAAATGGTGCTGTGGTGGGCGATTTTTCCATTATTGGGGCAGGAGCATTGGTAACGGGCAATACACAAATTCCGCCCTATTCTTTGGTAATAGGCAGTCCGGCCAAAGTAGTAAAAATACTTAATGAGCAACAAATAGAGGCCATCCGTAAAAATGCTGTGGCTTATGTAAAACTTTCGCGAGAATATTTAGAGCCTGTTAATAATCTCACAAATTAA
- a CDS encoding NAD(P)/FAD-dependent oxidoreductase — MIETDIIIIGAGPVGLFTVFEAGLIKLRCHLIDSLPTAGGQLAEIYPKKPIYDIPGFPSVLAGDLVKNLIEQGSPFSPGFTLGERAEEFEKTDDGQFIVTTNKGTKHKAPIIAIAAGLGCFEPRKPEIENLEKYEDCGIDYIIRDPEKYRNKRVVIAGGGDSALDWTNFLADVASEVTLIHRRTQFRGALDSVEKVETLSKSGKINLITNSEVSELFGNEHLTGVKVSNRETNEDSVVDTDYFIPLFGLSPKLGPLKEWGLDLNKESIKVNTLDYSTNVPGIYAIGDINDYEGKLRLILCGFHEATLMVQSAYKRIYPDKNLVLKYTTVSGVPGKN, encoded by the coding sequence ATGATTGAAACCGATATTATAATAATAGGTGCCGGCCCCGTAGGACTGTTTACTGTTTTCGAGGCGGGACTCATAAAACTAAGATGCCACCTTATCGACTCTTTGCCAACGGCTGGCGGGCAATTGGCGGAGATTTATCCCAAGAAACCTATTTATGACATTCCCGGATTTCCATCTGTTTTGGCTGGAGATTTGGTAAAAAACTTAATAGAACAAGGGTCTCCATTTTCGCCCGGTTTTACATTGGGTGAGCGTGCCGAAGAATTTGAAAAAACGGATGACGGACAATTTATTGTTACCACCAATAAAGGCACAAAACACAAAGCCCCTATTATTGCCATTGCCGCTGGATTGGGCTGTTTTGAACCCCGGAAACCCGAAATAGAAAACCTTGAAAAATATGAAGATTGTGGTATCGACTACATCATCAGAGACCCTGAAAAATATAGGAACAAGCGGGTGGTGATTGCCGGTGGAGGAGACTCTGCCCTTGACTGGACAAACTTTTTGGCCGACGTGGCCAGTGAGGTAACTTTGATACATAGAAGAACCCAATTTAGAGGAGCGTTGGATAGTGTAGAGAAGGTGGAAACATTATCAAAATCAGGCAAAATCAATTTAATAACCAACAGCGAAGTTTCTGAGCTATTCGGCAATGAACATTTAACGGGAGTTAAGGTTAGCAACCGCGAAACCAATGAAGATAGCGTGGTTGATACGGATTATTTTATTCCATTGTTTGGCTTGTCGCCCAAACTTGGCCCATTAAAAGAATGGGGACTCGACCTAAACAAAGAATCGATAAAAGTTAATACCTTAGACTACAGCACCAATGTGCCGGGCATTTATGCCATTGGCGACATCAATGATTATGAAGGCAAGCTACGACTAATTTTATGCGGATTTCATGAAGCCACCCTCATGGTGCAGTCGGCTTACAAGCGAATTTACCCTGACAAAAATCTGGTTTTAAAATATACCACCGTAAGCGGTGTTCCCGGAAAAAACTAA
- a CDS encoding SRPBCC domain-containing protein: MSVTKITVKTTVDADLQKVWDAYTMPEHITQWNFADPSWQCPWAKNDMVVGGTYIARMEAKDGSFGFEFEAVYDEITPQKSFTYTFGGRQSTTIFEENGLQTTVTTTFEAETEHPVEMQRQGWQSILNNFKNYTESL, translated from the coding sequence ATGAGTGTAACAAAAATTACGGTAAAAACTACGGTTGATGCTGATTTGCAAAAGGTTTGGGATGCCTATACTATGCCGGAACACATTACGCAATGGAATTTTGCAGACCCAAGCTGGCAGTGTCCGTGGGCGAAAAACGATATGGTTGTGGGTGGCACCTATATTGCCCGAATGGAAGCCAAGGATGGTAGCTTTGGTTTTGAGTTTGAGGCGGTTTACGATGAAATAACTCCTCAAAAAAGTTTTACCTACACCTTTGGTGGCCGACAATCCACCACCATTTTTGAAGAAAATGGTTTGCAAACCACTGTTACCACTACGTTTGAAGCTGAAACCGAGCATCCGGTAGAAATGCAGCGACAAGGCTGGCAGTCTATTTTAAACAATTTTAAGAATTACACGGAGAGTCTTTAG
- a CDS encoding DNA primase, translating into MIRQHTIDQIFSAANIEDVVGDYVKLKRSGSGFGGLCPFHNEKSPSFKVSPALGIYKCFGCGKGGNVVDFVMDVEKMAYPEALRFLANRYHIEIDEDFGNREEVSEQMQIKEALYIALEFAKNYFHNTLKNDSEGRNIGLSYFKERGLTEKTIEEFGLGYSKNNWEDFYNEAIKSGYDTEILVKAGLIKARNREGEAAEKEISYYDIYRERVMFPIFNLSGKVVGFGGRQLKKDDKSPKYINSPENEVYHKSSVLYGLSHAKKAIRTHENVYLVEGYLDVLMLYQSGIENVVATSGTSLTTEQVKIVKRFSDHVTMLYDGDKAGIKAAIRGIDLLLEGDLNVKVVVFPEGEDPDSYCRKLGGAGLQEYIEKEKKDFVLFKTEILLNERGRDPVGLSETARDVLESIVKIPDPIKRTAYIKQCANLMQFDEELMFAEAKRMRSTATREFEQQQKRTEQRRLLEAVPIVAVELSETKTKEQALIESLILYGREPFNEEIDVAGFVFSELENDQYRFENPEFAESVEQAKEYYDFNESLTEEFFTKHKSLGKIAANVLSLKYNLSPAWWEMHEIYVKPDSENYKEVVLENLNYLKLYKIAKVYKKAMEMLKDAETEEDLMIAQHRIVKILEVRAKITEMLGIEGALPE; encoded by the coding sequence GTGATTCGTCAGCACACCATCGATCAGATATTTTCAGCCGCCAACATTGAGGATGTGGTGGGCGATTATGTAAAACTGAAACGCTCAGGCAGCGGTTTCGGTGGGTTGTGTCCGTTTCATAATGAAAAATCACCTTCATTCAAAGTTAGCCCTGCATTGGGTATCTATAAATGTTTCGGCTGCGGCAAAGGCGGCAATGTCGTAGATTTTGTTATGGATGTCGAAAAAATGGCTTATCCAGAAGCACTGCGTTTTTTGGCTAACCGATACCACATCGAAATTGACGAAGATTTTGGTAATAGAGAAGAGGTTTCGGAGCAAATGCAGATAAAGGAAGCCTTGTATATTGCCCTCGAATTTGCCAAAAACTATTTTCACAATACCTTAAAAAATGATTCGGAAGGCCGCAACATTGGTCTTTCTTATTTTAAAGAACGGGGTTTAACCGAAAAAACCATCGAAGAATTTGGGCTTGGCTATTCAAAAAACAACTGGGAAGATTTTTATAACGAGGCCATAAAATCGGGTTATGACACCGAAATATTGGTTAAAGCGGGGTTGATAAAAGCCCGAAATCGTGAGGGAGAAGCAGCAGAAAAAGAAATCTCCTATTACGATATTTATCGCGAGCGGGTGATGTTCCCTATTTTTAACCTCAGTGGCAAGGTAGTGGGTTTTGGAGGTCGTCAACTAAAAAAGGACGATAAAAGTCCGAAATACATCAACTCTCCAGAAAACGAAGTATATCACAAATCGTCGGTGCTTTACGGTTTGAGCCATGCCAAAAAAGCCATTCGCACTCACGAAAATGTTTATTTGGTAGAAGGTTACCTCGATGTTTTGATGCTCTACCAAAGTGGAATTGAAAATGTGGTGGCAACCAGTGGCACATCGCTGACAACTGAACAGGTGAAAATTGTAAAACGATTTTCAGACCACGTTACCATGCTATATGACGGCGACAAAGCCGGAATAAAAGCGGCCATTCGTGGAATAGATTTGTTGTTGGAAGGCGATTTAAACGTAAAAGTGGTTGTTTTCCCGGAGGGTGAAGACCCCGATTCGTATTGCCGAAAATTGGGTGGTGCCGGATTGCAGGAATACATCGAAAAAGAAAAGAAAGATTTTGTGCTGTTTAAAACCGAAATCTTGCTCAACGAGCGTGGGCGTGACCCGGTGGGGCTGAGCGAAACGGCCAGAGATGTGCTGGAAAGCATTGTTAAAATCCCGGATCCCATAAAACGTACCGCCTATATAAAACAATGTGCCAACCTCATGCAGTTTGACGAGGAGCTAATGTTTGCAGAGGCAAAGCGAATGCGGAGCACCGCCACCCGAGAGTTTGAACAGCAGCAAAAACGCACCGAGCAACGTCGATTGTTGGAAGCCGTTCCTATCGTGGCGGTAGAACTAAGTGAGACCAAAACCAAAGAGCAGGCTCTAATAGAATCCTTGATTTTGTATGGTAGAGAGCCTTTTAATGAAGAGATTGATGTGGCCGGATTTGTTTTTAGCGAGTTGGAAAACGACCAATATCGTTTTGAAAACCCTGAGTTTGCCGAAAGTGTGGAGCAGGCAAAAGAATATTACGATTTTAACGAATCGCTAACCGAGGAGTTTTTTACCAAACATAAAAGTCTCGGAAAAATTGCGGCCAATGTGCTCTCGTTAAAATACAATTTAAGTCCGGCGTGGTGGGAGATGCACGAAATTTATGTAAAGCCAGATTCGGAGAATTACAAAGAGGTAGTGCTTGAAAACCTGAACTATCTAAAACTCTACAAAATAGCCAAAGTGTATAAAAAGGCCATGGAAATGCTCAAAGATGCCGAAACCGAAGAAGACCTAATGATAGCCCAACATCGTATCGTGAAAATTCTGGAAGTACGTGCAAAAATTACCGAAATGCTTGGCATAGAGGGAGCTTTGCCTGAGTGA
- a CDS encoding peptidylprolyl isomerase, producing the protein MNKFLALIIGSVFIFGCKEDPPKIDIPVDNSPVDTIVELSTNYGVMHLYMYKGTPLHRANFHKLVKEGFYDSTEFHRIIPMFMIQGGDPLSKDDDRTNDGTGGPGYVIPAEIDSSKYKHIKGAVAAARLGDATNPQRNSSGSQFYIVVDENGTKHLNGAYTVFGRVLKNVEVADSIVIQPRNSTTNRPNERIKMAMKLVQKTANQIKTEYNFDVE; encoded by the coding sequence ATGAATAAGTTTTTGGCTTTGATTATTGGTTCGGTTTTTATTTTTGGATGTAAGGAAGATCCTCCAAAGATTGATATTCCGGTAGATAACAGCCCCGTTGACACCATTGTGGAATTATCAACCAATTATGGAGTTATGCACCTATATATGTATAAAGGCACCCCGCTGCATAGAGCCAATTTTCATAAATTGGTTAAAGAAGGATTCTACGACAGCACCGAATTTCATCGAATTATTCCAATGTTTATGATTCAGGGCGGAGACCCTTTGAGCAAAGACGATGACAGAACCAATGATGGCACCGGAGGCCCGGGCTATGTTATTCCAGCCGAAATAGACAGCAGCAAATACAAACATATAAAAGGAGCTGTGGCCGCTGCCCGATTGGGTGATGCCACCAACCCCCAACGCAATTCGAGTGGAAGCCAGTTTTATATTGTGGTGGATGAGAACGGCACCAAACATCTAAATGGTGCATACACTGTTTTTGGCAGAGTTTTGAAAAATGTGGAAGTGGCCGACAGCATTGTTATTCAGCCCCGCAACAGCACCACAAACCGGCCTAATGAACGCATAAAAATGGCCATGAAGTTGGTGCAAAAAACGGCCAATCAGATTAAAACCGAATATAACTTTGACGTAGAGTAA
- a CDS encoding T9SS type A sorting domain-containing protein, producing the protein MHLKRLLLVIFVSFCGFGLANAQSTTDYGSRTTAVNNEEKKIEAYITQNLSKTPSSAISDFKKSLVSDVDHPTTYTSTEINQKVDQFKRGYWRIQYFISNPEAMKAYRASESSDCSNGDFESGTFNNFNLWDAGGPGGSNGYHGGECSFLPTTMIPAAPNPNLFTITNVGNDPIVGIPMVHSGQHAARINSDNPCTAQFGVNKLTRTFNLTADRNEITFSYALVMQNPSGHGTRQPVFVARVLDASGNELDRVCHFADATDPFFSSQVINHCYNTLTVWADWTCDELEIGGKAGESYTLEIWATDCGAGAHWGYAYVDDICEPCQADPCNDQGSIDLNPTDSCWDVGGQFQLCGTYELPVIKCVSGTLDYITLEVFQNGTYTPVNVVPTINTTNHTFCFTLDSGDFPNTNAGFDFKVTAHFLINGGTHIEIDYHSNPGLGNDIVFSCVPVEPCLFDGIKGGDRPLIPVNPDKPTFVDFTTVFGGGNIIGGGNVIGGGSFVQVEPVDRTITSDEIWHDKVYIPNNVIITVKGAILDLTNVDVIFGECAGIVFEEGAIMRANNSVFRPCDMNKTWLGFTYIGSANGVLNECTFKNAQIAMNYIRVPEAKIKTVNNLFENCRISIQFSESRNFDGITGNTFYVDRNAINYHVECKIAIDAVSILPYHSDHYGVLAHNSVLYGNVSQNDFINAQEVEGTDTTKLFYGVQLNECSYGEFSSNNFTDLYRSVEVNRSSNVHIEANRLEVNSFNYYGVLKSQHQINVNSSSSVNVSNNTLIYSFTKEREDIPWNTHSAIYLENASQTTVNNNQIKGFESAVQAVRCSDILIKENTLEDVGYVGIYLDNVLYSDVMCNTLNLEDDNKTTRIGIYYVTQDKSSPEVNISGNCIFEASTAMLFDGLGDYCFILPRISNNFMYNYTEFGIDIRYMTGDIGQSGGAQDGGRNTFASNHTSAGSVDVRVMGACPVGVDGNYGVISVDGPISLGGNEFYSTASCGAQLPENSHKLAEVYDETCDAEYFRNEKPFGGTPYGKFEISENASEMLNGMQIDDQVTGWFNLCVQNKDNLLQEFYNLIKSSKAVYNATWLDYQYYVHSGDYQKCVTLIDGITTDSYVTSHRILLERAKLGYLIDGNTSNLVRDLENIVSSNCERAVFYEAREIIQSVAKGNEYIFVTMKQYQPMPAQNIKLLDRNKMVLYPNPVDNELTIDYYLDSESEVMIRVVDLLGRTVLTKTISSQSDIIRIDVSTLKDGAYILELSGSDDTKQVAKFMKQ; encoded by the coding sequence ATGCACTTAAAAAGATTACTCTTGGTAATTTTCGTTAGTTTTTGTGGCTTTGGTTTGGCCAATGCTCAAAGCACAACCGACTATGGTAGTAGAACCACAGCGGTAAACAACGAAGAAAAGAAGATTGAGGCTTACATTACCCAAAATCTTTCAAAAACACCTTCTTCTGCCATCAGCGATTTTAAGAAATCACTGGTTTCAGACGTTGACCACCCAACCACCTACACATCAACAGAAATTAACCAAAAAGTAGATCAATTTAAACGAGGTTATTGGAGAATTCAGTATTTCATTAGCAATCCGGAGGCTATGAAAGCGTATCGAGCATCCGAATCGAGCGACTGCTCCAATGGTGATTTTGAAAGCGGAACATTTAATAATTTTAACTTGTGGGATGCCGGTGGACCCGGCGGCTCAAACGGTTATCATGGAGGAGAGTGTTCTTTTTTGCCGACTACAATGATTCCGGCTGCTCCAAATCCAAATCTGTTTACCATTACCAATGTAGGAAATGACCCAATTGTGGGTATTCCGATGGTGCATAGTGGTCAACATGCCGCACGGATAAACAGTGATAATCCGTGTACAGCACAATTTGGTGTAAACAAGTTAACGCGTACGTTTAATTTAACGGCTGATAGAAATGAGATTACATTTTCGTATGCCTTGGTAATGCAAAATCCATCAGGACATGGCACAAGACAACCCGTTTTTGTAGCTCGTGTGTTGGATGCCAGCGGAAACGAACTCGACAGGGTATGTCATTTTGCCGATGCTACCGATCCATTTTTTAGCAGTCAGGTTATCAACCATTGTTATAATACGTTGACTGTTTGGGCAGATTGGACATGCGATGAGCTCGAAATTGGCGGAAAAGCAGGAGAGAGTTACACCTTAGAAATTTGGGCTACAGATTGCGGAGCCGGAGCACACTGGGGATACGCGTACGTGGACGATATTTGCGAACCTTGTCAAGCAGACCCTTGCAATGACCAAGGGAGCATTGATTTGAACCCTACAGATTCTTGCTGGGATGTAGGTGGGCAATTTCAACTATGCGGAACCTATGAACTTCCGGTAATAAAATGTGTTTCTGGTACGCTGGATTATATAACACTTGAAGTTTTTCAAAACGGAACATATACACCCGTAAATGTTGTCCCAACCATAAATACCACCAATCATACATTCTGTTTTACATTGGATAGCGGCGATTTTCCGAACACAAATGCCGGATTCGATTTTAAGGTTACGGCCCATTTTCTAATCAATGGTGGAACGCATATAGAAATTGATTATCACTCTAATCCGGGCTTAGGAAACGATATTGTTTTCTCTTGCGTTCCGGTAGAACCTTGCCTTTTTGACGGAATAAAAGGAGGGGATAGACCACTTATTCCGGTAAATCCTGATAAACCAACATTTGTTGATTTTACTACCGTTTTTGGTGGTGGAAATATAATAGGAGGCGGAAATGTAATTGGAGGTGGCTCATTTGTGCAGGTAGAGCCTGTTGACAGAACAATTACATCTGACGAAATATGGCACGATAAAGTTTATATCCCAAATAATGTAATTATAACTGTTAAAGGTGCTATCCTTGATTTGACAAATGTGGATGTTATTTTCGGAGAGTGTGCCGGAATTGTATTTGAAGAAGGTGCTATTATGAGGGCAAATAACTCTGTGTTCAGACCCTGCGATATGAACAAAACCTGGCTTGGATTTACCTATATAGGTTCTGCCAATGGAGTGCTAAATGAGTGTACATTCAAAAATGCTCAAATTGCAATGAACTATATCCGAGTTCCGGAAGCAAAAATCAAAACGGTCAACAATCTATTTGAGAATTGCAGAATTTCTATCCAATTTAGCGAAAGCCGCAACTTTGATGGTATAACAGGAAATACATTCTATGTTGATAGAAATGCCATTAACTATCATGTAGAGTGTAAAATAGCTATCGATGCAGTTTCTATCCTGCCTTATCATTCAGATCATTATGGAGTTTTGGCTCATAATTCTGTGCTTTATGGTAACGTTTCGCAAAATGATTTTATCAATGCACAAGAAGTGGAAGGTACAGACACCACAAAATTGTTTTATGGTGTGCAGCTCAACGAATGTAGCTATGGCGAGTTTTCTTCAAATAATTTTACAGATTTATACAGAAGCGTTGAGGTAAATAGGTCGTCAAATGTGCATATTGAAGCCAATAGGCTTGAGGTAAATTCATTCAATTATTATGGCGTTCTAAAAAGCCAACATCAAATAAATGTGAATTCGTCTTCATCCGTAAATGTAAGCAACAACACATTGATTTATTCATTTACGAAAGAGAGAGAGGATATTCCATGGAACACACATTCGGCAATTTATTTGGAGAATGCCTCACAAACAACTGTCAACAACAATCAAATAAAAGGATTTGAAAGTGCAGTGCAGGCCGTGCGTTGTAGTGATATTTTGATTAAAGAAAATACACTTGAAGATGTGGGATATGTCGGAATTTATCTGGACAATGTGCTGTATTCTGATGTTATGTGTAATACACTTAATTTGGAAGACGATAACAAGACCACTCGCATTGGTATTTACTATGTCACCCAAGATAAATCATCGCCCGAAGTGAATATTAGTGGCAACTGTATTTTTGAAGCCTCAACGGCTATGCTTTTTGATGGTCTCGGAGACTACTGCTTTATTTTGCCAAGAATCAGCAACAATTTTATGTATAACTATACCGAATTTGGAATAGACATAAGATACATGACTGGCGACATTGGTCAAAGTGGCGGAGCACAAGACGGCGGAAGAAATACATTTGCAAGTAACCACACATCTGCCGGTTCTGTTGATGTTCGCGTAATGGGTGCCTGCCCGGTAGGGGTGGATGGAAATTATGGTGTAATTTCCGTTGACGGACCAATATCTTTGGGTGGAAATGAGTTTTATTCTACCGCTTCGTGTGGAGCACAATTGCCCGAAAACTCTCATAAACTTGCTGAAGTATATGATGAAACTTGCGATGCAGAGTATTTTAGAAATGAAAAACCATTTGGTGGAACACCATACGGAAAATTTGAAATTTCTGAAAATGCCTCTGAGATGTTGAATGGTATGCAGATTGACGACCAAGTGACTGGTTGGTTCAATTTGTGTGTTCAAAACAAAGACAATTTGTTGCAAGAATTCTATAATCTTATCAAATCAAGTAAAGCTGTTTACAACGCCACTTGGTTAGATTATCAGTATTATGTGCATAGCGGTGACTATCAAAAATGTGTAACATTGATTGATGGAATTACCACAGATAGCTATGTTACCAGCCACAGAATACTTCTTGAACGAGCCAAATTGGGTTATTTGATTGATGGCAACACATCAAATCTGGTTCGGGATTTGGAAAATATTGTTTCTTCAAATTGCGAAAGAGCAGTGTTTTATGAAGCTCGCGAAATAATTCAATCTGTGGCCAAAGGCAATGAATACATCTTTGTGACAATGAAACAATATCAACCAATGCCGGCTCAAAACATCAAACTTTTGGACAGAAACAAAATGGTGTTGTATCCAAATCCAGTTGATAATGAGTTGACAATTGATTATTACTTAGATTCAGAATCTGAGGTAATGATTCGAGTGGTTGATTTATTGGGAAGAACAGTTTTAACCAAAACCATTTCTTCTCAGTCTGATATTATCCGCATTGACGTTTCGACTTTAAAAGATGGTGCATATATATTAGAACTTTCAGGTTCTGATGATACAAAACAAGTAGCCAAATTCATGAAGCAATAA
- a CDS encoding 2Fe-2S iron-sulfur cluster binding domain-containing protein has translation MAKDSITIKVTDLKGETYEILAPTDMGLNLMEAMKANEMPVKATCGGMAMCATCNVIIKSDHVLPEMSEDEEAMLDEAFVLDIPNSRLSCQIHISEEIDGLEVQLGALTNPEE, from the coding sequence ATGGCAAAAGACAGTATTACCATAAAAGTCACTGATTTAAAGGGCGAAACGTATGAAATATTGGCTCCCACCGACATGGGCTTGAACCTAATGGAAGCCATGAAAGCCAACGAAATGCCGGTAAAAGCCACCTGCGGAGGTATGGCTATGTGTGCCACCTGCAATGTAATAATTAAAAGTGACCATGTATTGCCCGAAATGAGCGAAGACGAAGAAGCCATGCTCGATGAAGCCTTTGTGCTTGACATACCCAACAGCCGCCTGAGTTGCCAAATTCATATTTCTGAAGAAATTGATGGACTGGAAGTGCAGTTGGGTGCTTTGACAAATCCAGAGGAGTAG